A region from the Methanofollis liminatans DSM 4140 genome encodes:
- a CDS encoding YqhA family protein, translating into MEQPDASDRPAPHGTRPDQPAIEKIFEWLLWNSRYIVLLGVVFGALSAIVLFLAGSMEIFEILVEYTKFSSSHLTHEEILIGVIGAIDFYLIALVLLIFSFGIYELFISEIDVARMGGEFGGILEVSSLDDLKNKIIKVIIMVLIVSFFQRILSMEFTTSIDMLAMAVSIGVICVGVFFMGKNH; encoded by the coding sequence ATGGAACAACCCGATGCATCAGACCGTCCGGCCCCTCACGGCACAAGGCCGGATCAGCCGGCCATTGAGAAGATCTTCGAATGGCTCCTCTGGAACTCCAGGTACATCGTCCTCCTGGGCGTGGTCTTCGGCGCCCTCAGCGCCATCGTCCTCTTCCTCGCCGGTTCGATGGAGATATTCGAGATCCTTGTTGAATACACGAAATTTTCCAGCAGCCACCTGACGCACGAGGAGATCCTGATCGGCGTGATCGGCGCCATCGACTTCTACCTGATCGCCCTGGTGCTCCTGATCTTCAGTTTCGGCATCTACGAACTCTTCATCTCAGAGATCGATGTCGCACGCATGGGCGGGGAGTTCGGGGGCATCCTGGAGGTCTCCAGCCTCGACGACCTGAAGAACAAGATCATCAAGGTGATCATCATGGTGCTCATCGTCAGCTTCTTCCAGCGGATCCTCTCGATGGAGTTCACGACCTCGATCGACATGCTGGCGATGGCCGTCTCGATCGGCGTGATCTGCGTCGGCGTCTTCTTTATGGGGAAGAACCACTGA
- a CDS encoding YeeE/YedE thiosulfate transporter family protein, which produces MDWTPYIAGAGIGVLSWLAFLLSDRPIGCSTAYARTSGMIERAVRGKAVLDRAYYKQFAPKVDWEWMLVLGVVIGAGATALLTGAFALVWVPPTFEAAFGPSVPLRLAVALAGGVLMGIGSRWAGGCTSGHGISGTLQLALSSWVAVFVFFASGILFAFLLYGVAP; this is translated from the coding sequence ATGGACTGGACGCCTTATATCGCCGGCGCCGGGATCGGCGTGCTCTCCTGGCTCGCATTCCTCCTCTCAGACCGCCCGATCGGGTGCTCGACGGCCTATGCCAGGACGAGCGGGATGATCGAGCGGGCCGTCCGCGGGAAGGCGGTGCTGGACCGGGCCTATTACAAACAGTTTGCCCCGAAAGTCGACTGGGAGTGGATGCTCGTGCTCGGGGTGGTGATCGGCGCCGGTGCGACGGCCCTCCTGACGGGAGCGTTCGCCCTCGTCTGGGTCCCCCCGACATTTGAAGCGGCGTTCGGGCCGTCTGTTCCCCTGAGGCTCGCCGTCGCCCTCGCCGGCGGCGTGTTGATGGGGATCGGGTCGCGGTGGGCCGGCGGGTGCACGAGCGGGCACGGGATCTCGGGCACCCTCCAGCTGGCGCTCTCGAGCTGGGTGGCGGTCTTCGTCTTCTTCGCAAGCGGGATCCTCTTTGCCTTCCTGCTCTACGGGGTGGCGCCATGA
- a CDS encoding class I SAM-dependent methyltransferase — MPTIEVSMNAPDGPAAGRHGVHPASRAWLLDNPLRRLLQSPKRIVGRYISPGDTVLDIGCGPGFFARPMAAMVGEEGCVIAADLQEEMLAMLAERAGREGLLDRIRLHRTEPGSPGFTGLGPVDFALAFYVVHEVPDGEGLLREVAVALRPGGLMLLVEPKDEVAAAEFERTVRAAEAAGLTVAGTPRILLSRTALLKKPVEPGL; from the coding sequence ATGCCGACGATTGAGGTGTCGATGAACGCCCCTGACGGACCGGCAGCCGGGAGGCACGGGGTCCACCCGGCATCGCGCGCTTGGCTGCTGGACAACCCCCTTCGCAGACTTCTCCAATCGCCGAAACGGATTGTCGGACGCTATATCAGCCCCGGCGATACCGTGCTCGATATCGGGTGCGGGCCCGGGTTCTTCGCCAGGCCGATGGCCGCCATGGTGGGGGAGGAGGGGTGCGTGATCGCCGCCGACCTCCAGGAAGAGATGCTCGCCATGCTCGCCGAACGGGCCGGGCGGGAAGGGCTCCTCGACCGGATACGTCTCCACCGGACAGAGCCCGGATCCCCGGGTTTCACTGGTCTGGGGCCGGTCGACTTCGCCCTCGCCTTCTACGTCGTCCACGAGGTGCCTGACGGGGAGGGGCTCCTGCGCGAGGTGGCGGTCGCCCTGCGTCCCGGCGGATTGATGCTGCTCGTCGAACCGAAGGATGAGGTGGCGGCGGCGGAGTTTGAGCGCACGGTCAGGGCCGCCGAGGCGGCCGGGCTGACGGTCGCCGGCACGCCCCGAATCCTGCTCAGCAGGACGGCGCTCCTGAAAAAACCGGTTGAACCGGGCCTTTAG
- a CDS encoding GNAT family N-acetyltransferase, which translates to MQHTWTGGDLIFSYCTDGDLPEISRMLSKESVCRWLFFGPNAVEVTRSYFLPLIEGMQAALLEGRTPDHHVFTLRLHRTGEFVGQCALFPVDFSPGSYLVGYQIDDTHWGKGYGTLACRFLVYVAFAVLDGYRLNGDAVAGNTASLRVMEKCGFVREGLQRGYWHARGGCHDRVLLGLLRDDLPAGCIEPLAGAFSAR; encoded by the coding sequence ATGCAGCACACATGGACCGGCGGCGACCTGATCTTCTCATACTGCACCGATGGCGACCTGCCCGAAATCTCGCGGATGCTCTCGAAAGAATCGGTCTGCAGGTGGCTGTTCTTCGGGCCGAACGCCGTGGAGGTCACCCGCTCCTATTTTCTGCCCCTGATCGAGGGGATGCAGGCGGCGCTCCTGGAGGGCAGGACGCCGGACCACCATGTGTTCACCCTGAGACTGCACCGGACCGGGGAGTTCGTCGGGCAGTGCGCCCTCTTCCCGGTGGATTTCAGTCCGGGGTCGTATCTCGTCGGCTACCAGATCGACGACACGCACTGGGGAAAGGGCTACGGCACCCTGGCCTGCAGGTTTCTGGTCTACGTCGCCTTCGCCGTCCTCGACGGCTACCGGCTGAACGGCGACGCCGTGGCCGGGAATACGGCATCGCTGCGGGTGATGGAGAAGTGCGGCTTCGTCCGCGAAGGGCTCCAGCGTGGCTACTGGCACGCCCGGGGCGGCTGCCACGACCGCGTCCTCCTCGGGCTTCTCAGGGACGACCTCCCTGCCGGGTGCATCGAGCCGCTGGCAGGGGCGTTCTCCGCACGCTGA
- a CDS encoding DNA-methyltransferase — protein MRCVTLNGNTFYNGDCIAGAAAHIPDGSVDLIVTDPPYGIDGDLLHRHYNRDEGYVVDGYVEVPAAEYGEFCLRWIAQAERILRPGGSVYIVSGYTNLYHILHALRETSLEEVNHIVWKYTFGVYTRRKYVSSHYHILYYEKPGGTRTFNLESRYGLTEKDAGGRSLNYGDREDVWTVHRDYKPGQVKNKNELPPDLLVKMIQYSSGEGDLVCDLFLGGFSTAKTAVGLNRRVVGFEVSPAIFDRRIIEMGEAVPGGLLPDLRRPWIEPPQNRGRRWTGEEIEALRAGYRRLIDGGATKKEAVRLLGLEFGRGRWAIEKMLKKQGL, from the coding sequence ATGAGATGCGTCACGCTCAACGGCAACACCTTCTACAACGGCGACTGCATCGCCGGCGCAGCGGCGCATATCCCTGATGGCTCGGTGGACCTGATCGTCACCGACCCCCCGTACGGGATCGACGGCGACCTCCTCCACCGCCACTACAACCGGGACGAGGGTTATGTCGTGGACGGCTACGTCGAGGTCCCGGCCGCCGAATACGGCGAGTTCTGCCTGCGCTGGATCGCCCAGGCCGAGCGTATCCTCAGGCCCGGCGGCTCTGTCTACATCGTCTCCGGCTACACGAACCTCTACCATATCCTCCACGCCCTCAGGGAGACCTCCCTGGAGGAGGTCAACCACATCGTCTGGAAATACACCTTCGGGGTGTACACGCGGAGAAAATACGTCTCGTCCCACTACCACATCCTCTACTACGAGAAGCCCGGCGGAACGAGGACGTTCAACCTCGAGTCCCGCTATGGGCTGACCGAGAAGGACGCAGGCGGGCGTTCCCTCAACTACGGGGACCGGGAGGACGTCTGGACGGTCCACCGCGACTACAAGCCCGGCCAGGTGAAGAACAAGAACGAGCTCCCGCCCGACCTCCTCGTCAAGATGATCCAGTACAGCAGCGGCGAGGGCGACCTGGTCTGCGACCTCTTCCTGGGCGGGTTCTCGACGGCGAAGACGGCGGTCGGCCTCAACCGCCGGGTCGTCGGGTTCGAGGTCTCGCCCGCGATCTTCGACCGGAGAATTATCGAGATGGGGGAGGCCGTCCCTGGCGGGCTGCTCCCCGATCTGCGGCGGCCCTGGATCGAGCCGCCGCAGAACCGGGGGAGGCGCTGGACCGGCGAGGAGATCGAGGCGCTCCGCGCCGGCTACCGCCGCCTGATCGACGGGGGGGCGACGAAGAAGGAGGCGGTGCGCCTGCTGGGGCTGGAGTTCGGGCGCGGGCGCTGGGCGATCGAGAAGATGCTCAAAAAGCAGGGTCTCTAA
- a CDS encoding YeeE/YedE thiosulfate transporter family protein: MNEALQRLRGNGPAQLVLGLAIGVGFGACLQIAGVTRYDVILGQLLLTDFTVVKVMLSAVAVGTVGVYLMRGAGLADLHIKPGSVGATVIGGVIFGAGFAVLGYCPGTVAGAVGSGALDALVGGVTGILIGAGIFAALYPRLEASVLGVGALPTATIPDLLRVNPWAVVVPLVLAIAVVLYGIELAGL; encoded by the coding sequence ATGAACGAGGCCCTGCAACGCCTGCGCGGGAACGGGCCGGCGCAGCTCGTCCTCGGGCTGGCGATCGGGGTCGGCTTCGGCGCCTGCCTCCAGATCGCCGGGGTCACACGCTACGACGTGATCTTAGGGCAGCTCCTGCTCACCGATTTCACGGTGGTGAAGGTGATGCTCAGCGCCGTGGCCGTCGGGACGGTCGGGGTCTACCTGATGCGAGGGGCCGGGCTTGCCGATCTCCATATCAAGCCGGGCTCGGTCGGGGCGACGGTGATCGGTGGGGTCATCTTCGGCGCCGGCTTCGCGGTGCTGGGCTACTGCCCGGGAACGGTGGCCGGCGCCGTGGGGTCGGGCGCCCTCGACGCCCTGGTCGGCGGGGTGACCGGGATCCTCATCGGGGCCGGGATCTTCGCGGCGCTCTACCCGCGGCTGGAGGCGTCGGTGCTCGGGGTGGGGGCGCTGCCGACGGCGACGATCCCGGATCTCCTGCGGGTCAATCCGTGGGCGGTGGTGGTGCCGCTGGTGCTGGCGATCGCGGTCGTCCTGTATGGGATTGAACTGGCCGGGCTCTGA